A region from the Rhinoderma darwinii isolate aRhiDar2 chromosome 2, aRhiDar2.hap1, whole genome shotgun sequence genome encodes:
- the NGF gene encoding beta-nerve growth factor yields the protein MSMLYYTLIIAFLIGIQAAPKTKDHAPAGSSTKHRIQHHHIHRTKSLHRNHGRIETNEPASFHNITVDPKLFRKRKFRSPRVLFSTQPPPLSEDLRNLEYLDDEESLNKTIRAKRTVHPVLHRGEYSVCDSVSMWVGDKTTATDIKGKEVTVLGEVNINNNVFKQYFFETKCRDPKPVSGGCRGIDSKHWNSYCTTTHTFVKALTMEGKQAAWRFIRIDTACVCVLSRKGRP from the coding sequence ATGTCCATGTTGTACTACACTCTGATTATAGCATTTCTGATCGGCATACAGGCTGCACCAAAGACTAAGGACCATGCCCCAGCCGGGTCATCAACAAAACATCGTATTCAGCATCATCACATACATCGAACTAAGTCTCTTCATCGAAATCATGGCAGAATAGAGACAAATGAACCTGCATCTTTTCACAACATTACAGTTGACCCTAAACTTTTTAGGAAGAGGAAATTTCGCTCTCCAAGGGTTTTGTTTAGCACCCAACCTCCACCATTGTCAGAGGACCTACGGAACTTGGAATATTTAGATGATGAGGAATCCCTCAACAAAACTATCAGAGCTAAAAGAACGGTGCATCCAGTGCTTCATCGGGGGGAGTATTCTGTATGCGATAGTGTCAGCATGTGGGTTGGTGATAAAACCACAGCCACTGACATCAAAGGCAAGGAAGTAACTGTGTTGGGGGAAGtcaatataaataataatgtttTTAAACAGTACTTTTTTGAGACCAAGTGTAGAGATCCAAAGCCAGTTTCAGGTGGATGTCGTGGGATTGATTCAAAACATTGGAACTCCTATTGCACCACCACGCATACATTTGTCAAAGCTTTGACAATGGAAGGGAAGCAAGCTGCGTGGAGGTTCATACGGATAGATACAGCTTGTGTCTGCGTGCTCAGCAGGAAGGGCCGACCATAA